One Setaria viridis chromosome 7, Setaria_viridis_v4.0, whole genome shotgun sequence genomic region harbors:
- the LOC117864309 gene encoding uncharacterized protein: MPEAGHYGYKKTDGICDGVCGEPASKAALTMSRLKCALRGFDLRALMALLIGVPILILMIYAHGQKVTYFLRPIWESPPQPFKTIPHYYHENVTMENLCKLHGWKVRDTPRRVFDAVLFSNELDILEIRWNELSPYVSEFVLLESNSTFTGMKKPLHFKENRHRFGFAESRLTYGMVGGRFMKGENPFVEESYQRVALDQLIRIAKIEDDDLLIMSDVDEIPSGHTIDLLRWCDNIPDILHLQLRNYLYSFEFFLDDKSWRASIHRYRSGKTRYAHFRQTDELLADSGWHCSFCFRYISDFAFKMQAYSHVDRIRFKYFLNPERIQDVICRGADLFDMLPEEYTFQEIIAKLGPIPSTYSAVHLPSYLLKNVDRFKYLLPGNCRRESG; the protein is encoded by the exons ATGCCGGAGGCGGGGCACTACGGGTACAAGAAGACCGACGGCATCTGCGACGGCGTGTGCGGCGAG CCTGCGTCAAAGGCAGCTCTGACCATGTCAAGGTTAAAGTGTGCGCTACGGGGATTTGATCTCAGGGCACTTATGGCCCTCTTGATTGGTGTGCCAATCCTAATCTTAATGATATATGCGCATGGTCAGAAGGTCACATACTTCCTCCGGCCAATCTGGGAATCTCCTCCCCAGCCCTTCAAGACAATCCCTCACTACTACCATGAGAATGTCACCATGGAGAATCTCTGTAAGTTACATGGGTGGAAGGTCCGGGATACTCCTCGCCGTGTGTTTGATGCTGTACTCTTCAGCAATGAGCTTGATATACTCGAAATCCGTTGGAATGAACTAAGTCCCTATGTGTCAGAGTTTGTGCTTCTTGAGTCCAACTCAACCTTCACTGGCATGAAAAAGCCCCTCCACTTCAAGGAAAACCGTCATCGCTTTGGATTTGCTGAATCACGGCTGACATATGGTATGGTCGGGGGAAGGTTCATGAAGGGGGAGAACCCATTTGTTGAGGAGTCATATCAGAGGGTTGCCCTGGACCAGCTTATTAGGATTGCAAAAATAGAAGATGATGACCTGCTGATCATGTCGGATGTTGATGAAATCCCAAGCGGCCACACAATTGATCTCTTGAGGTGGTGTGACAACATTCCAGACATTCTTCATCTTCAGCTCAGGAATTATCTTTACTCGTTTGAGTTTTTCCTGGATGATAAGAGCTGGAGGGCATCAATACACAGGTACCGATCTGGAAAGACGAGGTATGCACACTTCCGGCAGACAGATGAGCTTCTTGCTGATTCAGGGTGGCATTGCAGCTTTTGCTTCCGCTACATTAGCGATTTTGCCTTCAAAATGCAAGCTTATAGTCATGTTGACCGGATCAGGTTCAAGTACTTTCTGAACCCTGAAAGGATTCAAGATGTCATCTGCAGAGGGGCAGATCTTTTTGATATGCTTCCAGAAGAATACACATTCCAAGAAATCATTGCCAAGCTGGGGCCGATCCCAAGCACATATTCTGCCGTTCATCTTCCTAGTTATCTGCTAAAGAATGTTGACCGGTTTAAATATCTTCTACCGGGCAACTGCAGAAGAGAAAGTGGCTAA